A region from the Colwellia sp. PAMC 21821 genome encodes:
- a CDS encoding XdhC/CoxI family protein gives MLNNHSHYSLLEYYLSHSDKLNWVLATIVNKEGSSYRSPGAIMLVNNLGQSHGLVSGGCLEANIVLHAKKVFDNEQAHYVEYDMLEEDGYAAELGVGCKGKIGVLLQYVTAAHQGLLAMLFKRMQTGETSYLQQTFLTAEPTQKSLNAIDLFDHAGQLLISTDPAQESIQNDALGEMVKLNKAHSNIVVGQSELSFTKISAPTNLWIFGGGSDAIPLVTMAAQMGWRVTVVDHRSSYARSSSFKHAADIFRVHPDDFSQTAQFKQLDAAVLMTHNLNLDAAWLRLLHENKVEKYIGLLGPMERRHNVESLAEITDITWLTRHVNGPVGLDIGGELPESIALSILAQCHSVLHNRSALALSGHFINSQVS, from the coding sequence TTGCTCAACAACCATTCCCATTACTCCTTACTTGAATATTACTTAAGTCACAGCGATAAACTTAACTGGGTACTCGCCACTATAGTGAACAAAGAGGGGTCCAGTTATCGTTCACCCGGCGCTATTATGCTGGTAAATAACTTAGGTCAATCACATGGTTTAGTCAGTGGTGGCTGTTTAGAAGCCAATATTGTTTTACATGCTAAAAAAGTCTTCGATAACGAACAAGCCCATTATGTGGAATACGATATGCTTGAAGAGGACGGTTATGCTGCAGAGCTAGGCGTAGGTTGTAAAGGTAAAATAGGCGTATTACTGCAATATGTCACCGCAGCACATCAAGGTTTGCTAGCAATGCTTTTTAAACGTATGCAAACGGGCGAAACTAGCTATCTACAGCAGACATTTTTAACAGCAGAGCCAACGCAAAAGTCATTAAATGCGATAGATTTATTTGATCATGCAGGGCAATTATTAATATCTACAGATCCGGCACAAGAAAGCATTCAAAATGACGCACTGGGTGAAATGGTCAAGCTAAATAAAGCCCACAGTAATATAGTCGTGGGGCAATCAGAACTGTCGTTTACTAAAATATCTGCGCCGACTAACTTATGGATTTTTGGAGGTGGCTCCGATGCTATTCCACTAGTAACCATGGCGGCACAAATGGGCTGGCGTGTAACGGTTGTTGATCATCGTTCAAGCTACGCGCGCAGCAGCAGCTTTAAACATGCCGCTGATATTTTTAGAGTTCATCCCGATGACTTTTCTCAAACCGCACAATTTAAACAACTTGATGCCGCAGTGTTGATGACGCATAACTTAAATTTAGACGCTGCTTGGTTACGTTTATTACATGAAAATAAGGTCGAAAAATATATTGGTTTATTAGGCCCCATGGAAAGAAGACATAATGTTGAAAGCCTTGCTGAAATTACTGACATAACGTGGCTGACACGCCATGTTAATGGCCCTGTAGGCCTAGATATTGGTGGTGAACTACCTGAGTCAATCGCCTTGTCTATTTTAGCGCAATGTCACAGCGTATTACATAATCGTAGTGCTTTGGCGTTATCAGGTCACTTTATTAATAGCCAAGTTAGCTAG
- a CDS encoding GNAT family N-acetyltransferase: MYLSQPTDLHIVELMSWFTTADELSSWSGPNFRFPFDLDSFKCDLKLDTLASFSLLSAKSELLGFGQYYHRLGKCHLGRLVINPCFRGQGIAAYLIQQLSSKGKAALGTHACSLFVLEHNDSAIKSYQKLGFTFQSYPEAISLENCLYMVKA; this comes from the coding sequence ATGTACTTATCTCAACCAACCGATCTACATATAGTTGAACTGATGTCGTGGTTTACCACAGCAGATGAATTGAGTTCTTGGTCAGGGCCCAACTTTAGATTTCCCTTTGACTTAGATTCTTTTAAGTGTGATTTAAAGTTAGATACATTAGCGTCATTTTCGCTACTTTCTGCAAAGTCTGAACTGCTAGGGTTTGGACAATATTATCATAGGCTTGGTAAGTGCCATTTAGGAAGGCTAGTTATTAATCCTTGTTTTCGTGGCCAAGGCATTGCCGCGTATTTAATTCAACAATTGTCTAGTAAAGGTAAAGCTGCACTTGGTACTCATGCATGTTCATTATTTGTTTTGGAACATAATGACAGTGCGATTAAAAGCTATCAAAAACTTGGATTTACTTTTCAATCATATCCTGAAGCAATAAGCTTGGAAAACTGTTTGTACATGGTGAAGGCTTAA
- a CDS encoding HD family phosphohydrolase, which yields MTNKSSQQAAFEHLLNISIQLSKEENTDLLMEKILLAAVEVSNSDAGSIYLVNGLKELEFRTIYNKSLKLHLGGSSDSPINFPGIPLFIDNQPNRSAIVAHAANTGEVINIKDVYDALPFDFSAARKMDTATGYRTKSMLTFPLKDHTGDIIGVIQLINAMDDSEIISFSTEVEQQILSFASLGAIALTNKALIANMQQLFESFAKTIALAIDAKSSHTGGHCKRVPELTLMIADAVSDYNEGPLASFKLSAQERHQLSIAGWLHDCGKIATPDHVMEKSKKLETIFDRIHYVTAKLEIASRDIDLKYQEKMITALKAGKAIEVEQLERGRDLAKKQLNLDTAFLQKVNVGGEFLTDEQEQNIHTISARYEIIIDKVKQPLLSTDEITNLSIKRGTLNNEERKIIQRHMDVTLDILEALPFPKHLANVAEYALGHHETMDGKGYPRGLTKEQMSVPARLMALADIFEALSAADRPYKSAKPVSECLKIMSSMAKNNHLDADLFAIFVRSKVYEQYIITFADPKQLDEFDIEALLS from the coding sequence ATGACAAATAAATCATCACAACAAGCTGCTTTCGAGCATTTACTAAATATTAGTATTCAATTAAGTAAAGAAGAAAACACTGACCTGCTAATGGAAAAGATACTTTTAGCTGCGGTTGAAGTGTCGAATTCCGATGCGGGTTCTATTTATTTGGTCAATGGTTTAAAAGAATTAGAGTTTCGAACTATATACAATAAAAGTTTGAAACTTCATCTTGGTGGAAGTTCTGACTCGCCGATTAATTTCCCTGGCATTCCGCTATTTATCGACAACCAACCCAACCGTTCTGCGATAGTCGCACATGCTGCGAATACCGGTGAAGTGATCAATATCAAAGATGTATACGATGCGCTGCCATTCGATTTTAGTGCCGCAAGAAAAATGGACACAGCGACGGGTTATCGTACAAAATCAATGCTGACCTTTCCGCTGAAGGATCATACGGGCGATATTATTGGCGTTATCCAATTGATCAATGCCATGGACGATTCAGAAATTATCAGCTTTTCAACTGAAGTTGAGCAACAAATATTATCTTTTGCCTCTTTAGGCGCTATTGCCTTAACCAACAAAGCGCTTATCGCTAATATGCAGCAGTTGTTTGAGTCTTTCGCTAAAACCATCGCACTAGCGATTGATGCTAAATCGTCTCATACAGGCGGGCATTGTAAGCGCGTGCCAGAACTCACCTTGATGATTGCCGACGCGGTAAGCGATTATAATGAAGGGCCTTTAGCCTCTTTCAAACTCTCAGCACAAGAAAGACATCAACTCAGTATCGCGGGTTGGTTGCATGACTGCGGAAAAATTGCCACGCCAGATCATGTAATGGAAAAATCGAAAAAATTAGAAACTATATTTGACCGTATTCACTATGTTACCGCTAAGCTAGAAATTGCGAGTCGTGATATAGACCTTAAATATCAAGAGAAAATGATCACGGCATTAAAAGCGGGTAAAGCCATTGAAGTTGAACAACTAGAGCGTGGAAGAGATTTAGCTAAAAAACAACTAAACTTAGATACTGCATTTTTACAAAAAGTTAACGTCGGTGGCGAGTTTTTAACCGATGAACAAGAGCAAAATATACACACCATTTCTGCTCGATACGAAATAATTATTGATAAAGTAAAGCAACCGCTGTTATCAACCGATGAAATAACGAATTTAAGTATTAAACGTGGCACATTAAACAATGAAGAAAGAAAAATAATCCAACGACATATGGACGTCACGCTAGATATACTTGAAGCCTTACCTTTTCCAAAACATCTTGCCAACGTGGCAGAGTACGCTTTAGGTCATCATGAAACGATGGATGGTAAAGGTTATCCTCGCGGTTTAACGAAAGAGCAAATGTCGGTGCCAGCAAGGTTAATGGCATTGGCTGATATTTTCGAAGCATTGTCTGCCGCTGATAGACCTTACAAAAGTGCAAAACCGGTTAGTGAATGTTTAAAAATAATGAGCAGCATGGCAAAAAACAATCATCTTGATGCTGATTTATTTGCTATTTTTGTTCGCTCTAAAGTGTACGAGCAATACATTATTACCTTTGCTGACCCTAAACAACTTGATGAATTTGATATTGAAGCGCTGCTAAGCTAA
- a CDS encoding transporter substrate-binding domain-containing protein, producing MKFYFSMCMLTLMLAISFPLASQHLLRTSYYSQNVAPQLFFDAQGRPISGILFDLTHTIANRLDMQLEMLPIPRKRVEQSLETNVIDMHCVANPMWYKSVYLQWSDMIYNNPDILINRKGITALTKLSEYKQLKIGTTLGYIYPELSSYIDNENILPVTSMTPADSYDKYRQNKISGFISASIEASYFYKNIEDSVIPMNDNEIHCALSPSLDKVIVNNINAVISTLKVTGEIDKILDKYRKIPESKLEVIQALSD from the coding sequence ATGAAGTTTTATTTTTCCATGTGTATGCTAACTTTAATGCTAGCGATAAGTTTTCCGCTTGCTAGCCAGCATTTACTTCGCACGTCCTACTACAGTCAGAATGTTGCACCACAACTATTCTTCGACGCTCAGGGACGCCCTATAAGCGGTATTCTTTTTGATCTTACACATACAATTGCTAATCGACTAGACATGCAGCTTGAGATGTTGCCTATTCCTCGCAAAAGAGTAGAACAATCACTGGAAACAAATGTTATCGACATGCATTGTGTTGCAAATCCTATGTGGTATAAATCAGTATACTTACAATGGAGTGACATGATTTATAACAATCCTGATATTTTGATTAACCGTAAAGGAATAACAGCCTTAACTAAATTATCAGAGTATAAGCAACTTAAAATTGGCACTACATTAGGTTATATCTACCCTGAATTATCAAGCTATATTGATAACGAAAACATACTCCCTGTCACGAGTATGACACCCGCTGACAGTTATGATAAATATCGTCAAAACAAAATATCTGGTTTTATCAGTGCATCTATTGAAGCATCTTATTTTTACAAAAATATTGAAGATTCAGTGATACCTATGAATGACAACGAGATCCATTGTGCTCTTTCACCGAGCTTGGACAAGGTTATCGTAAATAATATTAATGCGGTGATTAGTACTTTAAAGGTGACTGGTGAAATTGATAAAATATTAGATAAATACAGAAAAATACCGGAATCAAAGTTAGAAGTGATACAAGCTTTAAGCGACTAG
- a CDS encoding DUF1244 domain-containing protein, whose amino-acid sequence MDKEIEIQAAVFRRLLAHLDNRKDVQNIELMNLAGFCRNCFSKWTVAEAEKLGVNVDIDTAREQVYGMPYSEWKEKHQLPATDEQLEKFNQLNPKK is encoded by the coding sequence ATGGATAAAGAAATTGAAATTCAAGCAGCGGTATTTCGTCGTTTACTCGCGCATTTAGATAACCGTAAAGACGTGCAAAATATTGAATTAATGAACCTTGCTGGTTTTTGTCGTAACTGTTTTTCTAAGTGGACGGTTGCTGAAGCTGAAAAATTGGGCGTTAACGTTGATATCGACACTGCCCGTGAACAAGTTTATGGCATGCCGTATAGTGAGTGGAAAGAAAAACATCAATTACCAGCAACAGACGAACAATTAGAAAAATTTAATCAGTTAAATCCAAAAAAATAA
- a CDS encoding MBL fold metallo-hydrolase, with protein sequence MKVEFYGVRGSTPTPGKNTLIFGGNTSCVYICLETGEDVVLDSGTGIIALGDRLEKTSGPINILLTHNHWDHIQGFPYFKPIFQAERDIVIVPGEVDCDDKDAILTQMSGSTHPVKFQQLPANIKVDAEKSQLSHFEIPGFKVSTQRLNHPDGGTAYCLMAEGKKVAYVTDNELNAPNVKHTSWQQWLEFIADADMLIHDAQYIEADLPLKLGWGHSTFSEVARLACEAKVKNLYIISHDPARTDEELLFEEQKLQVEYNNKLNIFCAREGTVVDLAKKNTAQQVKVTP encoded by the coding sequence ATGAAAGTAGAATTCTACGGTGTTAGGGGGTCGACCCCAACACCGGGTAAGAATACCCTGATATTCGGTGGTAACACATCTTGTGTTTATATCTGTTTAGAAACTGGCGAAGATGTGGTTTTAGATTCTGGCACTGGCATTATCGCGCTAGGCGATCGATTAGAAAAAACCTCGGGTCCCATCAACATATTACTAACCCATAATCATTGGGATCACATTCAAGGCTTCCCATATTTCAAGCCTATATTTCAGGCTGAAAGAGATATAGTTATTGTACCAGGTGAAGTTGATTGTGATGATAAGGATGCGATATTAACCCAGATGTCAGGGTCGACCCATCCGGTTAAATTTCAGCAATTACCGGCTAATATTAAAGTTGATGCTGAAAAATCACAGTTAAGCCATTTTGAAATTCCCGGCTTTAAAGTGAGCACCCAACGCTTAAATCATCCTGACGGTGGCACGGCCTATTGCTTAATGGCAGAAGGTAAAAAGGTTGCCTATGTTACTGACAATGAATTAAATGCCCCTAACGTAAAACATACTTCTTGGCAGCAATGGCTTGAATTTATTGCTGACGCCGACATGTTAATTCATGACGCGCAATATATTGAAGCCGACCTGCCTTTAAAGCTTGGCTGGGGACACAGTACGTTTAGCGAAGTAGCAAGGCTGGCGTGCGAAGCAAAAGTAAAAAATTTATATATCATTAGTCACGATCCTGCCCGAACCGACGAAGAACTTTTATTTGAAGAGCAAAAGTTACAAGTTGAGTACAACAATAAGCTCAACATATTTTGTGCGCGTGAAGGCACAGTTGTCGACTTAGCAAAAAAAAACACTGCACAGCAAGTAAAAGTAACGCCATAA
- a CDS encoding adenylate/guanylate cyclase domain-containing protein: MITSFRSKSFLVGLAITLLVMGLNYISVDNVQKFLQRVEGILYDARLLATLSQEPRQFDEQVIIIDIDEKSMREQGRYPWSRSKVSDLVTKLMDAGVVVVAFDIFFAEPERNAVEVILSKNEHLGAQSREQIKQLTDSVNFDQEFAETLSKSEVVLGFLFDDRAQTAGQLPEPVIDWSYAQGQLSEIASFEHVLGNIPTLQSAATGAGFINSVPESDGFIRKASLVLNYKGQLYPSLALEAARVYTLADNIEAKSKVSGNATWLQGLSFGNHFIPTNEKGQIFIPYKGRERSFQYISATDVLNDRVAQDVLDGSIAFIGTSAVGLADLRTTSVGVQYPGVEVHANVFEGLIHPEILPVELDITLAIIFTLLLLTGFTLSILMASQGPMRILIISLLSFALHIGFNWYCWSALKVSLPLFQIILLITLLTIYYGAVGFVSENANRKKIKSMFDQYVPPAYIEKMIRSAKGVELKTERKEMSVLFADIRDFTTLSEQFTPEELSDFLKEYLSEATAIIFNNKGTIDKYVGDMIMALWNAPLEDENHAVNAVISAMQLITLTEVLSERFKEKNWPAIRVGIGISTGEMVVGDMGSSYRKAYTVLGDAVNLGARIESLTKYYGVDILVSSSTFEDITKQGVICRKMDRIKVKGKHTAVEIYQPIGFDTEVNDATKADVLLHETAMEHYLTGNFIEAKEMFMQLKQSANLPITIYSILIERIVNLIDNVDATDWDGVYTHESK; this comes from the coding sequence ATGATCACTAGCTTCCGCTCGAAAAGCTTTCTAGTAGGTTTAGCCATCACCTTATTAGTGATGGGGTTAAATTATATTAGTGTCGATAATGTTCAAAAATTTTTGCAGCGCGTTGAAGGTATTTTATATGATGCCCGTTTATTGGCCACGCTATCACAAGAGCCTCGACAATTTGATGAGCAAGTTATCATTATCGATATTGACGAAAAAAGTATGCGAGAACAAGGGCGCTATCCTTGGAGTCGAAGCAAAGTAAGCGACCTAGTCACCAAATTAATGGATGCTGGTGTTGTAGTAGTCGCATTCGATATTTTTTTTGCAGAGCCAGAAAGAAATGCTGTTGAAGTCATTTTAAGTAAAAATGAACACCTGGGAGCGCAATCCCGAGAGCAAATAAAACAACTGACTGATTCGGTTAATTTTGATCAAGAGTTTGCAGAAACGCTGAGCAAATCGGAAGTTGTATTAGGGTTTTTATTTGATGATCGCGCGCAAACAGCAGGGCAATTACCTGAGCCTGTTATTGACTGGTCTTATGCGCAAGGGCAATTATCTGAAATAGCCTCCTTTGAGCATGTGCTGGGTAATATACCAACGTTACAGTCAGCTGCAACGGGTGCAGGGTTTATTAACTCGGTACCTGAAAGCGATGGCTTTATTCGCAAGGCATCCCTAGTACTGAATTACAAAGGCCAGTTATACCCCTCTTTAGCCTTAGAGGCGGCACGTGTTTATACCTTAGCAGATAATATTGAAGCCAAAAGTAAAGTTTCTGGTAATGCAACCTGGCTACAGGGGCTAAGTTTCGGTAATCACTTCATTCCAACCAATGAAAAAGGGCAAATATTTATCCCTTATAAGGGGCGTGAACGCAGTTTTCAATATATTTCTGCCACCGATGTTTTAAATGATCGCGTAGCGCAAGATGTATTAGACGGTTCAATCGCCTTTATTGGTACATCGGCAGTGGGTTTAGCTGATTTGAGAACAACCTCAGTTGGCGTGCAATATCCAGGGGTTGAAGTGCATGCTAATGTATTTGAAGGGCTTATTCACCCAGAAATACTACCTGTTGAGCTTGATATTACCTTAGCTATTATTTTTACCTTATTGCTATTAACGGGCTTTACCTTGTCGATTTTAATGGCCAGCCAAGGCCCCATGAGAATTTTAATCATTAGTCTACTTAGCTTTGCCTTACACATTGGTTTTAATTGGTATTGCTGGTCGGCGCTGAAAGTTAGCTTGCCATTATTTCAAATAATATTACTGATAACGTTATTAACGATTTATTACGGTGCTGTGGGTTTTGTCTCTGAAAATGCCAATCGTAAAAAAATTAAAAGTATGTTTGATCAATATGTACCGCCAGCGTATATCGAGAAAATGATCCGTTCAGCTAAAGGTGTAGAGTTAAAAACTGAGCGTAAAGAAATGTCTGTACTGTTCGCCGATATACGAGATTTCACCACCTTGTCAGAACAATTTACCCCTGAAGAATTGAGCGACTTTCTCAAAGAATACTTATCTGAAGCAACCGCTATTATCTTCAACAACAAAGGGACAATAGATAAATACGTGGGTGATATGATCATGGCGCTATGGAATGCACCGCTAGAAGATGAAAACCATGCGGTTAATGCGGTTATTAGTGCGATGCAATTAATTACCCTGACCGAAGTGCTGAGTGAGCGATTTAAGGAAAAAAACTGGCCTGCAATTCGCGTAGGTATTGGAATAAGCACCGGTGAAATGGTGGTTGGGGATATGGGCTCCTCTTACCGAAAAGCTTATACTGTACTCGGCGATGCAGTAAATTTAGGTGCGAGGATCGAGTCGTTAACAAAATATTATGGTGTCGATATTTTAGTATCAAGCAGTACTTTTGAAGATATTACTAAGCAGGGTGTTATCTGTAGAAAAATGGATAGAATTAAAGTTAAAGGCAAGCACACCGCGGTTGAAATATATCAACCTATAGGCTTTGACACAGAGGTAAATGATGCTACTAAAGCTGATGTTTTATTACATGAAACCGCTATGGAACATTATCTGACTGGTAATTTCATTGAAGCGAAAGAAATGTTTATGCAATTAAAACAAAGTGCTAATTTGCCAATAACAATTTATAGTATATTAATAGAACGAATTGTTAATCTTATCGATAATGTCGATGCAACGGACTGGGATGGGGTATATACCCATGAAAGTAAGTAA
- a CDS encoding pseudouridine synthase: MRLDKFICKSTELTRTEAKKLLKMGKVTVNDIAIKDPATQVHENNDICIEGQALTARSSRYIILHKPLDTICSNVDEIYPSLLHLIDVDRAFDMHIAGRLDADTTGLVLITDDGRWSHNIISPKKQCEKVYRVWLRSPLKADTAEKFTQGVQLQGEDGLTRPAKLEQVAEKEVLLTITEGKYHQVKRMFAAVGNKVVGLHREQIGPVKLADLPLGEWRYLTPEEVGAFL; the protein is encoded by the coding sequence ATGCGCCTCGATAAATTTATTTGCAAAAGCACCGAACTTACTCGCACTGAAGCTAAAAAATTGCTCAAAATGGGTAAAGTAACCGTGAATGACATTGCGATTAAAGATCCCGCAACACAAGTGCATGAAAATAATGACATCTGTATTGAAGGCCAAGCGCTAACTGCGCGTAGTTCTCGTTATATTATTCTTCATAAACCGCTTGATACCATTTGCTCTAATGTTGATGAAATTTACCCGTCGTTATTACATTTAATTGATGTTGATAGAGCATTTGATATGCACATTGCGGGTCGCTTAGATGCTGACACCACAGGTTTAGTATTAATAACTGATGATGGTCGTTGGTCACATAATATAATTTCACCTAAAAAGCAGTGCGAGAAGGTCTATCGGGTGTGGCTGCGTAGCCCTTTAAAAGCCGATACGGCAGAAAAGTTTACTCAGGGCGTGCAACTGCAAGGTGAAGACGGTTTAACTCGTCCTGCGAAGTTAGAGCAAGTTGCAGAAAAAGAAGTATTACTTACGATTACCGAAGGTAAATATCATCAAGTTAAACGTATGTTTGCTGCGGTGGGAAATAAGGTGGTTGGTTTGCATCGCGAGCAAATAGGACCTGTAAAACTCGCTGATTTACCTTTAGGTGAATGGCGATATTTAACCCCTGAAGAAGTGGGAGCTTTTCTGTAA
- a CDS encoding IS4 family transposase, producing the protein MIRSIAKQIQPGNAMNVRSILKKTITLVTPKMHARRRTSLISSVDSLLNGASATVTNLGRGINSKAKEKHRIKRADRLLSNTNLQNESFSIYQELAKYTVGKAKRPIILVDWSDLDEYKGHFLLRATLASHGRGICVYEEVHDISTKEKPQTHIKFLSHLAKVIDKDCCPIIVSDAGFKTPWFRSVSARGWDYVGRARLPNFYSLDDSNWQSITHFYKRATTCPTSYSGTIARSNPLKCRLVLYKQKKKGRKDMNQLGAPRKSKTSKTYRKSGNDPWLLATSLPQGKQLAKRVMKIYRLRMQIEEGFRDMKSHQFGQGFEYNKTTKTSRLSILILLSSIAHWLLMAIGLATKNENKHRQYQANSLKSDTILSLHFIGLRVVADRYAKLTIKTFLKAVRQLHLFGGAYIIERL; encoded by the coding sequence GTGATCAGATCTATCGCCAAACAAATACAACCAGGAAACGCCATGAATGTCCGCTCTATTTTGAAGAAAACAATTACGCTTGTCACCCCTAAAATGCACGCCCGTCGCAGAACTTCATTAATAAGTTCAGTTGATAGCTTATTAAATGGTGCCTCAGCCACGGTGACTAACCTTGGTAGAGGAATAAATTCTAAAGCAAAAGAAAAGCACCGGATAAAACGCGCTGATAGATTGTTATCTAACACCAATTTACAAAATGAGTCCTTTTCTATTTACCAAGAACTCGCCAAATACACGGTTGGCAAAGCCAAGCGGCCGATTATCTTAGTCGATTGGTCCGATTTAGATGAGTATAAAGGCCATTTCTTACTGCGCGCTACTTTAGCGTCACATGGAAGAGGTATATGTGTTTATGAAGAAGTGCACGACATTAGCACTAAAGAAAAACCCCAAACGCACATTAAATTTTTGAGCCATTTAGCAAAGGTTATCGATAAAGACTGCTGCCCTATTATTGTCAGTGATGCAGGATTTAAAACACCTTGGTTTCGATCGGTATCAGCTAGGGGCTGGGATTATGTAGGAAGAGCACGTTTGCCGAACTTCTATAGTTTAGATGATTCAAATTGGCAGAGCATTACCCATTTTTACAAACGGGCAACCACCTGTCCGACGTCTTATTCTGGGACCATTGCCAGAAGCAATCCTTTGAAATGTCGATTAGTACTTTATAAGCAGAAAAAGAAAGGAAGAAAAGATATGAATCAACTAGGTGCACCGAGGAAATCAAAAACCTCAAAGACTTATAGAAAGTCAGGAAACGACCCATGGCTATTGGCTACATCGTTGCCACAGGGGAAACAATTAGCAAAACGAGTCATGAAAATTTATCGTTTACGTATGCAAATTGAAGAAGGATTTCGAGATATGAAAAGTCATCAATTCGGGCAAGGATTTGAGTACAATAAAACAACTAAAACGAGTAGATTATCCATACTCATTCTATTATCAAGCATTGCGCACTGGTTATTAATGGCGATAGGATTAGCGACAAAAAATGAGAATAAACATAGGCAATACCAAGCTAACAGCTTGAAGAGTGACACAATACTATCGCTGCATTTTATTGGACTGCGCGTTGTTGCGGACAGGTATGCAAAGTTAACGATAAAGACGTTTTTAAAAGCGGTCAGGCAGCTCCACTTATTTGGTGGAGCTTATATCATTGAGAGACTCTGA